The Lycium ferocissimum isolate CSIRO_LF1 chromosome 1, AGI_CSIRO_Lferr_CH_V1, whole genome shotgun sequence genome includes a region encoding these proteins:
- the LOC132047312 gene encoding probable linoleate 9S-lipoxygenase 5 isoform X2 — protein MLVLPSLIECTSSLANASPYSSLVLYMLILTYLPCNTPEPLQPYRNEELVNLRGTGSGMLKEWDRVYDYAVYNDLGHDRPVLGGSKDHPYPRRGRTGRPLTKKDSSLESRLPLLSLNIYVPRDERFNHVKFKDFLGYGATSMGRVIIPQIASLFAKPFNEFNNFEHVLGLYKNQAAEKSWECMPWEMLKGQVHKFPVPHVIKEDKSEWRTDEEFGREMLAGVNPVIIQGLQEFPPTSKLNPEIYGDQTSKITREHIEKHMDGRTVDDAIKDNRLFILDYHDILIPYLKRVNSTTTKTYASRTLLLLKNNGTLKPLAIELSLPHPQGDKHGSSSQVFTPCNDESVEGYVWHLAKAYVAVNDSGYHQLVSHWLNTHAVIEPIIIATNRQLSVIHPIYKLLQPHFRDTMNINALARQILINAGGILELTVFPSKYAMEMSSSIYKNWVFTEHALPADLLKRGVAVPDPSQPHGVRLLIEDYPYAIDGLEIWSAIETWVDEYCSFYYSIDDMIQGDSELQSWWTEVRNVGHGDLKDEPWWPQMQTRAELVHTCTIIIWVASALHAAVNFGQYPYAGYLPNRPTVSRRFMPTPGTPEYAELESNPELAELAYLKTITAQFQTLLGISLIEMLSMHSSDEIYLGQRDTPEWTSDSQPRRALESFRDELLEIEKRIKARNNDNILKNRNGPVKMPYMLLYPNASGDKITTVPAGKGIPNSISI, from the exons ATGCTGGTTCTGCCTTCCTTGATCGAATGCACGAGCTCTTTGGCAAACGCGTCTCCCTACAGCTCATTAGTGCTGTACATGCTGATCTTG ACGTACCTGCCATGCAACACACCAGAACCCCTTCAGCCATACAGGAATGAGGAGCTTGTTAATCTTCGGGGTACAGGTTCTGGCATGCTCAAGGAATGGGACAGAGTTTATGACTATGCAGTCTACAATGATTTAGGACATGACCGACCTGTGCTTGGTGGATCTAAGGATCACCCATACCCTCGCAGAGGCAGAACAGGCCGTCCACTGACTAAAAAAG ATTCTAGCTTAGAGAGCCGGTTGCCACTTCTGAGTTTGAACATTTATGTTCCACGAGATGAACGTTTCAACCATGTGAAGTTTAAAGATTTCCTTGGATATGGTGCCACATCAATGGGTCGGGTCATAATTCCACAGATCGCATCTCTGTTCGCCAAACCGTTTAACGAGTTTAACAACTTCGAACATGTACTAGGGTTATACAAAAATCAAGCTGCAGAAAAATCCTGGGAATGCATGCCATGGGAAATGCTCAAAGGACAAGTTCATAAATTTCCAGTTCCTCATGTAATTAAAG AAGATAAATCTGAATGGAGGACAGATGAAGAGTTTGGACGTGAAATGCTAGCCGGAGTCAACCCTGTTATTATCCAGGGTTTACAG GAATTTCCACCCACAAGCAAGCTAAATCCTGAAATATATGGCGACCAGACCAGTAAAATAACAAGGGAGCACATTGAGAAACACATGGATGGACGTACTGTCGATGAT GCAATTAAGGATAACAGGCTATTCATCTTAGATTATCATGACATACTTATTCCTTACCTTAAACGGGTTAACTCAACAACCACAAAGACGTATGCTAGTCGGACCCTCCTTTTACTCAAAAATAACGGAACATTGAAGCCACTTGCAATCGAACTGAGCTTACCACATCCACAAGGAGATAAACATGGTTCCAGCAGTCAAGTATTTACCCCATGTAATGATGAGAGTGTTGAAGGCTATGTCTGGCATCTGGCAAAAGCCTATGTTGCTGTAAATGACTCTGGATATCATCAGCTTGTTAGTCACTG GCTTAATACCCATGCAGTGATAGAGCCAATCATTATAGCAACAAACAGACAATTGAGTGTGATTCATCCAATCTATAAGCTTCTACAACCCCACTTCCGCGATACAATGAACATCAATGCTTTGGCTCGGCAGATCCTCATTAATGCAGGTGGAATACTTGAGTTGACAGTATTCCCATCCAAGTATGCCATGGAAATGTCTTCTTCCATCTATAAGAATTGGGTGTTCACTGAGCATGCACTCCCTGCAGATCTACTTAAGAG aGGAGTTGCAGTGCCAGACCCAAGCCAGCCTCATGGCGTTCGACTTCTGATAGAGGATTATCCTTATGCCATCGACGGACTTGAGATTTGGTCAGCAATTGAAACCTGGGTGGACGAGTActgctcattctattactcaatAGATGACATGATCCAAGGAGATTCTGAACTCCAATCATGGTGGACAGAAGTTCGCAATGTGGGTCATGGTGACTTGAAAGATGAACCATGGTGGCCTCAGATGCAAACAAGAGCTGAACTTGTCCATACATGCACCATAATCATCTGGGTGGCTTCTGCTCTTCATGCAGCAGTTAATTTTGGGCAATATCCTTATGCTGGTTACCTCCCAAATCGCCCAACAGTAAGCCGGCGCTTTATGCCAACGCCAGGCACTCCTGAGTATGCTGAGCTTGAGTCGAACCCCGAGCTAGCCGAGCTAGCCTACCTAAAGACAATCACGGCTCAGTTTCAAACTCTTCTTGGCATCTCTTTGATAGAGATGTTATCCATGCATTCTTCAGATGAGATTTATCTCGGGCAAAGAGATACTCCTGAATGGACTTCTGATAGTCAACCACGACGTGCATTGGAGAGCTTCCGTGACGAACTGCTTGAAATTGAGAAGAGAATAAAGGCTAGGAACAATGACAATATATTGAAGAACAGAAATGGACCTGTAAAGATGCCTTATATGTTACTATACCCCAATGCCTCTGGTGACAAGATTACAACAGTACCTGCTGGAAAGGGGATCCCCAATAGCATCTCAATCTGA
- the LOC132047312 gene encoding probable linoleate 9S-lipoxygenase 5 isoform X1, with translation MGIFPPCCAEILEKMLETVCGKQRDVPRVNDSSNLTSSIKIKGTVVLRKKNVLNFKDAGSAFLDRMHELFGKRVSLQLISAVHADLGNGSKGKLGKPAILEWTCTKTWISVEEAAFNITFDWDESIGVPGAFIINNYHHSQFYLKTLTLEDVPGHGKVHFVCNSWVYPAHRYKYDRVFFSNQTYLPCNTPEPLQPYRNEELVNLRGTGSGMLKEWDRVYDYAVYNDLGHDRPVLGGSKDHPYPRRGRTGRPLTKKDSSLESRLPLLSLNIYVPRDERFNHVKFKDFLGYGATSMGRVIIPQIASLFAKPFNEFNNFEHVLGLYKNQAAEKSWECMPWEMLKGQVHKFPVPHVIKEDKSEWRTDEEFGREMLAGVNPVIIQGLQEFPPTSKLNPEIYGDQTSKITREHIEKHMDGRTVDDAIKDNRLFILDYHDILIPYLKRVNSTTTKTYASRTLLLLKNNGTLKPLAIELSLPHPQGDKHGSSSQVFTPCNDESVEGYVWHLAKAYVAVNDSGYHQLVSHWLNTHAVIEPIIIATNRQLSVIHPIYKLLQPHFRDTMNINALARQILINAGGILELTVFPSKYAMEMSSSIYKNWVFTEHALPADLLKRGVAVPDPSQPHGVRLLIEDYPYAIDGLEIWSAIETWVDEYCSFYYSIDDMIQGDSELQSWWTEVRNVGHGDLKDEPWWPQMQTRAELVHTCTIIIWVASALHAAVNFGQYPYAGYLPNRPTVSRRFMPTPGTPEYAELESNPELAELAYLKTITAQFQTLLGISLIEMLSMHSSDEIYLGQRDTPEWTSDSQPRRALESFRDELLEIEKRIKARNNDNILKNRNGPVKMPYMLLYPNASGDKITTVPAGKGIPNSISI, from the exons ATGGGGATCTTTCCGCCATGTTGTGCAGAGATACTGGAGAAAATGCTGGAAACTGTTTGCGGGAAGCAGCGTGATGTGCCAAGAGTAAACGATTCTAGCAACCTTACCAGTTCCATTAAGATCAAGGGGACAGTAGTACTGAGGAAGAAGAATGTTTTGAACTTCAAGGATGCTGGTTCTGCCTTCCTTGATCGAATGCACGAGCTCTTTGGCAAACGCGTCTCCCTACAGCTCATTAGTGCTGTACATGCTGATCTTG GGAATGGCTCAAAAGGGAAGTTGGGAAAACCAGCAATTTTGGAATGGACATGCACCAAGACTTGGATATCAGTGGAAGAAGCTGCATTCAATATTACATTTGATTGGGATGAGTCAATCGGAGTTCCTGGGGCTTTCATTATAAACAACTATCATCATAGCCAGTTTTACCTGAAGACTCTCACTTTAGAAGATGTTCCTGGACATGGTAAAGTTCATTTTGTCTGCAATTCTTGGGTGTATCCAGCACATCGCTACAAGTACGATCGGGTGTTTTTTAGCAACCAG ACGTACCTGCCATGCAACACACCAGAACCCCTTCAGCCATACAGGAATGAGGAGCTTGTTAATCTTCGGGGTACAGGTTCTGGCATGCTCAAGGAATGGGACAGAGTTTATGACTATGCAGTCTACAATGATTTAGGACATGACCGACCTGTGCTTGGTGGATCTAAGGATCACCCATACCCTCGCAGAGGCAGAACAGGCCGTCCACTGACTAAAAAAG ATTCTAGCTTAGAGAGCCGGTTGCCACTTCTGAGTTTGAACATTTATGTTCCACGAGATGAACGTTTCAACCATGTGAAGTTTAAAGATTTCCTTGGATATGGTGCCACATCAATGGGTCGGGTCATAATTCCACAGATCGCATCTCTGTTCGCCAAACCGTTTAACGAGTTTAACAACTTCGAACATGTACTAGGGTTATACAAAAATCAAGCTGCAGAAAAATCCTGGGAATGCATGCCATGGGAAATGCTCAAAGGACAAGTTCATAAATTTCCAGTTCCTCATGTAATTAAAG AAGATAAATCTGAATGGAGGACAGATGAAGAGTTTGGACGTGAAATGCTAGCCGGAGTCAACCCTGTTATTATCCAGGGTTTACAG GAATTTCCACCCACAAGCAAGCTAAATCCTGAAATATATGGCGACCAGACCAGTAAAATAACAAGGGAGCACATTGAGAAACACATGGATGGACGTACTGTCGATGAT GCAATTAAGGATAACAGGCTATTCATCTTAGATTATCATGACATACTTATTCCTTACCTTAAACGGGTTAACTCAACAACCACAAAGACGTATGCTAGTCGGACCCTCCTTTTACTCAAAAATAACGGAACATTGAAGCCACTTGCAATCGAACTGAGCTTACCACATCCACAAGGAGATAAACATGGTTCCAGCAGTCAAGTATTTACCCCATGTAATGATGAGAGTGTTGAAGGCTATGTCTGGCATCTGGCAAAAGCCTATGTTGCTGTAAATGACTCTGGATATCATCAGCTTGTTAGTCACTG GCTTAATACCCATGCAGTGATAGAGCCAATCATTATAGCAACAAACAGACAATTGAGTGTGATTCATCCAATCTATAAGCTTCTACAACCCCACTTCCGCGATACAATGAACATCAATGCTTTGGCTCGGCAGATCCTCATTAATGCAGGTGGAATACTTGAGTTGACAGTATTCCCATCCAAGTATGCCATGGAAATGTCTTCTTCCATCTATAAGAATTGGGTGTTCACTGAGCATGCACTCCCTGCAGATCTACTTAAGAG aGGAGTTGCAGTGCCAGACCCAAGCCAGCCTCATGGCGTTCGACTTCTGATAGAGGATTATCCTTATGCCATCGACGGACTTGAGATTTGGTCAGCAATTGAAACCTGGGTGGACGAGTActgctcattctattactcaatAGATGACATGATCCAAGGAGATTCTGAACTCCAATCATGGTGGACAGAAGTTCGCAATGTGGGTCATGGTGACTTGAAAGATGAACCATGGTGGCCTCAGATGCAAACAAGAGCTGAACTTGTCCATACATGCACCATAATCATCTGGGTGGCTTCTGCTCTTCATGCAGCAGTTAATTTTGGGCAATATCCTTATGCTGGTTACCTCCCAAATCGCCCAACAGTAAGCCGGCGCTTTATGCCAACGCCAGGCACTCCTGAGTATGCTGAGCTTGAGTCGAACCCCGAGCTAGCCGAGCTAGCCTACCTAAAGACAATCACGGCTCAGTTTCAAACTCTTCTTGGCATCTCTTTGATAGAGATGTTATCCATGCATTCTTCAGATGAGATTTATCTCGGGCAAAGAGATACTCCTGAATGGACTTCTGATAGTCAACCACGACGTGCATTGGAGAGCTTCCGTGACGAACTGCTTGAAATTGAGAAGAGAATAAAGGCTAGGAACAATGACAATATATTGAAGAACAGAAATGGACCTGTAAAGATGCCTTATATGTTACTATACCCCAATGCCTCTGGTGACAAGATTACAACAGTACCTGCTGGAAAGGGGATCCCCAATAGCATCTCAATCTGA